TAATACGTTTTTCCTTGGGTGCCTCCACGACGCGAGCTGTTTCAACAGGTGCCTGACGGATCCGCGCCGTCGGTCGCTCCCAGACAGCGATTTTGGGACGGAACAAGAATGAAAATCCGTGGAAGAGAAACACAATGAGCGGTACCCCTTGAGGCCGATAGAAGGCCAGGGCAACAAAGAGGAGAATGAGCGGTATGCCGATGACGAAGAATCCCGTGGTACCGATAGTGTTGTAGAGCACGAGGAGGGTGATCATCATGCCGATCATCCACAAGAGCTGCCGCCAGGTCAACGGACCAGCGATCTTGTCCTCGACATCGATGAATTGCGGGACACTGAACATCATAACGCTTTTGTATTCGAGGATAGCCTGCTTTCCATTTCTGCCAACATGAAAAGAAGTCTCCGCCTCTTTAGTATATCACTACACTAATGCATCGGTGTAGTGATATACAATAGCTGTACGAGATTTATATGTCTCCGTTCCCACCATTCCTCGCACGAAGCGGACGGATAGAGTAGGGACTTTTCGAAAGCGAGGCTTTCGGTTCACGCCGGATTCCCTGAGTCGGCTGTTGCATCTGGCGGAGCGCCTCATTTACGCCTGTTGGGGCCGTATCAACTTCACGTTCCGCGGGCAGCACATGGCCGGTGGAGAAATGCAGAGTCTCGCCAGAGACATTTTTTTCTGGCGCCGCTGATTTTCCAAAGAGGGGTTTGAATGTCGGTGCCGGTTGAGACTTCACAGCTAACGGGACGGTCGGGGTGGTCGGTTGGATATTCGGTGCTGCCACGGCCGGATTCGCCGGCAACCCGCGAGGGCGGATAGTTCGGTTCATCGGCTGAGTCTTCACTTGAGCCAATTCCATCGATGCATCATCGGTCCGCGGGAAGATAATCGTCTCATGGGTCGTATCGATCTCCAATGGGAAATCCTCCTCGACTGATTTCAGAATGAGATTGAGCCGCGCCCGGTCGTCATTGGAGAGGCGTTTGCAATTCACGGACTGGAAGAGGAAATTCCCCCGCTGAGCGGTCTCATGGAAGCCGATACCAATTTCCTCGCGATAGCTCCGCAGCCAATTGCCCAAGGACGGCCGCACCGGTTCCATCGACGTCTTTAGTTTGATCTTCTCATTCGTCAGCAATTGCTCCGACAGATGCCGATACTCACTCATCGCCTTGAGCAGCGGTAATCGGATCGTTTTTTGGGCGGGTGCTTGTTGGCGACCAGTACCTGCAGAAACTCCCTTCTGTTGAGAGTTACTCATAGATGAATACTTTGCTCTGAACTCATTTGGGTTTACTTCTCTTACCCCTTTCTGCTCAAGTTCAGATAGTTTCTCATACACTCCAGCGACATCATAGACTGTAGTAATGGGACGTGCAAACCATTGGTCATACACGCGTAATACTTCACGAAGTACCCCTTGCTGATTCTTACTCATAGAGACGATCTCCGGAACACGGGTAAAGAACATGTTCACTGCAGTCCCTTCGCGCTCCATCGATGGGAAGTCTTTATCGAATTTCTGGACCCAGTCGCGGACCGTTCTTTGTCCAATTTTTTGTTCATTGTGTAATAGAGCATCCCGAAAAGCATTTCGATCCCCTTCCTGATTACCATAACCCAAGTACAGAAACCGGCTCTTGATCACCTCATCGATATCCACTTCACTCGTCAACAGATCAACAAATTGTCTTTCAATGATTGCCACTGCCTGATCTACCGGAAGACTTGGGAAAGCAATGAACAAGAGAGGGTCCTTCATCTGTGTCAACATCTCCTTCGATGATGCAGGTGCCTGTCCTGCCATCACGTCCCACTGACGCCAAGCGGAATATGCCAAGTTGTCATCATGTCGGGCGCACGCCTCTGAGACCTTCGCGGACCATTGTTTGAAGTCTGTTGGCGGGGTAGTTGGTGAACTCACAGTCATAACATGGGGACTATATTAAACGTTATGTGCAAGACGGGGGGGTACAATACTGTTCATTCGTTAATTATATGAGTCGTGTGGGCATCGTGTGTCCAGATGGCAGTGTCGGTTTAACAGTTTTCTCAACGTACTCTCGGAACATTGGGTTTGTGTTATACGCGGCCTTAAAGTTCCTATAGTTTCCACTCGTGGCAGTATTCACTGCCCCCTCATAGGCATCCAGGATCGCACTCTGGACTACTGCATTCGTTCGAGATGCGCTACCCACATCATTATTATTTATTTCCATAGCAACTGCTAATCCAGACGCATGCATATCACCATATTTTCGATTGCCTGAAGCTGGGTCAACAACCTGTGTAAAGAGACCCCGGGCATGCAGGACATCCTGCCGTGTTTGCGCTTTCATTTTCTTGAAATTCCCCGCAACAGTCCCGGCATGGTCAGATGTGCCTGTCCAGGTTCCCGTTGCAACATCTGGTTCATAGAAGTCCCCAAAAGCAATATCCCCTTTCATCTTCGCATTTTCACCGAAGTTATGCATGTGTTTCATAATTGCCTGTTCGTCCACGCCCACATCCTCCAGAATTTTTTTCATGGTGTCCTTATAGCTCTCAGTGATATCGACCAATCCGGTGACCGGATCAATACTTGCCGTACCCAACTCATGCGCGAAATCCGCTGCAACGTTATCCAGACCATTTATCCGAGACAGGAGCGTACTCGCTGCCAGCACTTTTGCTGAATTACGTTCCTCATAACCCTCTTTAAGCGCTCGTCGTACTACATTTTCATTAACCTCCCCTCCTCCCTGTTCCTTGATCTCTGCTTCATAATGAGCTTTTTGTTTATTCTGCTCCAAGAACGCATAGTTGGTTGAATCCGCGTGTGTAAACTTATTAACAATTGGGATGCTACTAAATGCTTTATTTAATTCATCGTGCATCCGCGCCTTTGCCATATCGATAGGAAGTTGGTCCTCATGATGCTGAGCCTCACTACGCTGCTTGAAGGCGGATTTCAACACGGTCGGGCTCAAGTACTTCACCCATTTTTTATCAGATGCAGCGAGCTTCGTCTCAATCTTCCTCCCAGCATATTTGGCCGTCCCAGCTGCGCCCTTCCCCACCAATCTCACTGGTGCCATCGCTGCGCCCTGCACCTTCTTCCGTGCCCAATGCGCCGCCCCATAGCCCATACCGACGACAGCTGCCGAGCCGGCGATGGCGAATTTGTTGGCCAGGCCGATGGTCGCCCAGATGAGAATGATCGGGATCGTATAGAAAATCACATTGGTGATGAGTGTCGATCCACTAGCGCTGACACTGGCATTGGTCGACACCTGGTCCACTGATCGCCAGACATTGGCCGTCTGGGTCGCCTCGAGAAATTTCAGCGAGACCACGAGCATGAGCGCGGCCGCCGGACCGAAAAAAGCATAGCTCCAGAACTTACTCCACCATTCCTGTCCGTATTTGTTGAATCCTGGCAAGAGCGACCCCGCGAAGCCGATCGGCGAAAAAACGAGGAGGAGGGTGAGTGCGATGAGCCGAACGATGAGCATGACCGAGAGCACCGCGAGCGAAATACCGAAAAGGAAGGCGAAGATGATCGCTGCAAACGTCGGGATATAATCCGTCGTCAGTGCCGCCGCCGCCGTACCCGAAAACCCGAGCAGGTTGTTCATCGCGATCACCGCCCCCTGGCCACCCCCCGCACCGATGACGTCATTTATGAAGTAGTACATCGGCACATTGGCCACATCGATGAGAAAGCGCGTGATAGGAAAACTGAAATTGATGAGGAGCGCCGTGAGGAGGATGTTCTTGAAGATATTACGGATATTGAAGCTATCTACCTGGAAGATGGTCGCGAAGGCCGAAAAGAGCAGAATGAAAATGAAGAACAAATTGAAGAAGTCCCGGATAAATTGCCAGAGCGTATAGACGGCGGGGAAATTCAGGATGCCGTTTGGACCAGAGACATTGGCCGGATTGACCACCCAGACGAAAAGCGCAGCGGCCGGGGAAGCAATGATGAGGATGATCGCACTGCGAATCAGATTGAGTAACCACAGTGAAAAGTCCTTCAAACATCCGGTGATATTGCCTATATTGCATCCAGTGGACACATCTCCAGTGGCTATCCCTTGGCCTTCTTTCACACCCGCGTTAGTCGCCCCACCCACCGTCGCAGCCTCGACCGGGGTCTGGATAGTCTGATTCGCATGCACCGATGCCGCACAACCAAGAACGCCTTGGAAGACGAGCACGGAAAGGAATAGACTCGCAAAAATTTTCTGTGTGTTTTTCTTCACCCCACGCATAGGTATGCCAAGAGTATGAACAGCTACCGAGATACAAAAATAGTATACCACTACAAAGGAACTAGTAACTAGTAGTTAGTCGCTGCACCCTCATTTTCTAATAAATGTATCCCTTGATCACGCGGCTCGAGCGCGACAATTGCCGCACGCTTTTCTTCGCCCAGCCGGTGTAGTTCATCTCGGACACGGTGATGGTATCACCGCTCACCTTTTCCACGACCGCGACATGGCCATAGTAGCGGTTTTCAGTCGTCA
This is a stretch of genomic DNA from Candidatus Moraniibacteriota bacterium. It encodes these proteins:
- a CDS encoding PrgI family protein — protein: MMFSVPQFIDVEDKIAGPLTWRQLLWMIGMMITLLVLYNTIGTTGFFVIGIPLILLFVALAFYRPQGVPLIVFLFHGFSFLFRPKIAVWERPTARIRQAPVETARVVEAPKEKRITSEELRRLANIMDSH